A region from the Candidatus Glassbacteria bacterium genome encodes:
- a CDS encoding Rrf2 family transcriptional regulator, translating into MQISNKCCYALRALFELSRRYSDQRPIKIATVASAQSIPKRFLEVILNELRQGGFVESRRGVDGGYLLAREPEDISVGEIIRFVDGNLAPVNCDSTANGETSSELNYNHPYYDFWLRVSVRMDEIYHGTSLSDIIGDWDRRNAERNLSYDI; encoded by the coding sequence GTGCAGATTTCCAACAAATGCTGCTACGCCTTGCGGGCCCTCTTCGAGCTGTCGCGGCGGTATAGCGATCAGCGCCCGATCAAGATCGCCACGGTTGCCTCGGCCCAGTCGATACCCAAGCGCTTTCTCGAGGTGATCCTCAACGAGCTTCGCCAGGGCGGTTTCGTGGAGAGCCGGCGCGGAGTGGACGGCGGCTACCTGCTGGCCCGTGAGCCGGAAGACATCTCCGTGGGCGAGATCATCAGGTTTGTCGACGGGAACCTGGCTCCGGTCAACTGTGACAGCACCGCAAACGGGGAGACCTCGTCCGAGCTGAATTACAACCACCCTTATTATGATTTCTGGTTGAGAGTCAGTGTACGGATGGACGAGATTTACCACGGCACGTCATTGAGCGATATTATCGGAGACTGGGATCGACGCAACGCTGAGCGCAACCTGAGCTACGATATTTGA